One part of the Desulfonema ishimotonii genome encodes these proteins:
- a CDS encoding rubredoxin has translation MSKWECPCGYIYDPDEGDAGNNISIGTSFEDLPEEWTCPKCGAEKEFFEEMDD, from the coding sequence ATGAGCAAATGGGAATGTCCGTGCGGGTATATTTATGACCCTGACGAAGGAGATGCCGGGAATAACATCTCTATCGGCACCTCATTTGAGGATCTGCCCGAAGAGTGGACCTGTCCGAAGTGCGGGGCGGAAAAAGAGTTTTTTGAAGAGATGGACGACTAG